The following proteins are co-located in the Sphingomonas panacis genome:
- a CDS encoding HAD family hydrolase, whose protein sequence is MNDTILADALPTALDGQPGITILSLDCFDTLLWRDTHAPSDVFRALGSPVLQQRIWAEQRARTAAAVRARRNEVGIAEIYAQLLPNATPAERAAMVAAELAAEAAHCFAFLPTVELMRAARARGLGIIVISDTYLDAAQLGALISDSAGADVRALIDRIFCSSEYGLSKGEGLIGDVIKELGVRADTVLHIGDNRAADLVAGRAAGVRALHLKQFTATTEQRLRLEAATSAMIHAGAASNRNSQPHRAALSIAEPGIDDAAERLGFTAIGPVLHGFARWLAREADALRTASAGQVHTLFLMRDGYLPRLVFDAIEPNATTHAIEISRFTATAASFATEADVLRYLDAETTTPARVILAQLLFEPQEIAVMLRALPERNSHAALVRTIRAGPRMTRVLARSRACAERLIGYLRTTIAPAPGDTLMLVDLGYNGSVQNQIDPLLRRALSVTVAGRYLLLREQDISGFDKAGFIGADNYDANTLDAMCGNVAVLEQVCTAAQGSVVDYTADGVPVRAVNAIKGGQSAVRDAIQRGAVHFAQVADRPIVRSAPPADPDARRSAAVATLARLMFLPMPEELAVLDNFQHDVNLGVGDTVPLFDSAVAQRGLRRRGLFYMRGEERMYLPAELNGEGLAVKLTLLAHKRFGLALKYADFIDRTITLPVLIADGRTVETGTVTATPTHDGYYIAPIPIDDCRFSIGLQFGRLYEWLQVESAVFMPVDRFLSDQQRAGLEEVAGVPTLEGMEQTAAHLYRCEDAGAFMMIPPPPRRDARAMMLAVVFRPIAARADAPVRPAQSAEQVR, encoded by the coding sequence ATGAACGACACCATTCTGGCCGATGCGCTGCCGACCGCGCTGGACGGCCAGCCCGGTATCACGATCCTGTCGCTCGATTGTTTCGACACGTTGTTGTGGCGCGATACCCATGCGCCGAGCGACGTGTTTCGCGCGCTCGGCAGCCCGGTGCTCCAGCAGCGCATCTGGGCCGAGCAGCGCGCGCGCACCGCCGCGGCGGTGCGCGCGCGACGAAACGAGGTCGGCATCGCCGAGATCTACGCACAGCTTCTGCCCAATGCGACGCCGGCCGAGCGCGCGGCGATGGTCGCGGCCGAGCTTGCCGCCGAGGCGGCGCATTGCTTCGCGTTCCTGCCGACGGTCGAGCTGATGCGCGCGGCGCGCGCACGCGGGCTCGGCATCATCGTGATCAGCGACACCTATCTCGATGCGGCACAGCTCGGCGCGTTGATCTCCGACAGCGCTGGCGCCGACGTGCGCGCGTTGATCGACCGGATTTTCTGTTCGTCCGAATACGGGCTGTCGAAAGGCGAGGGGCTGATCGGCGACGTCATCAAGGAGCTCGGTGTGCGCGCGGACACGGTGCTCCACATCGGCGACAACCGCGCGGCCGATCTGGTCGCCGGCCGCGCGGCGGGGGTGCGCGCGCTGCATCTCAAGCAGTTCACCGCGACCACCGAGCAGCGGCTGCGGCTCGAGGCGGCGACCAGCGCGATGATTCATGCCGGTGCCGCAAGCAACCGCAACAGCCAGCCGCATCGCGCCGCGTTGTCGATCGCCGAGCCGGGGATCGACGACGCCGCCGAACGGCTCGGCTTCACCGCGATCGGCCCGGTGCTGCATGGCTTCGCCCGCTGGCTCGCGCGCGAGGCGGACGCATTGCGAACGGCGAGCGCTGGCCAGGTCCATACCCTGTTCCTCATGCGCGACGGCTATCTTCCGCGTCTCGTCTTCGACGCGATCGAGCCGAACGCGACGACCCATGCGATCGAGATCAGCCGCTTCACCGCCACCGCCGCGTCGTTCGCGACCGAAGCGGACGTGCTGCGCTACCTCGATGCCGAGACCACCACGCCCGCCCGGGTGATTCTCGCGCAATTGCTGTTCGAGCCGCAGGAGATCGCGGTGATGCTGCGTGCGCTGCCCGAGCGGAATAGCCATGCCGCACTCGTGCGGACGATCCGCGCCGGGCCGCGCATGACGCGGGTACTGGCGCGGTCGCGCGCCTGTGCCGAACGCCTGATCGGCTATCTGCGCACCACGATCGCGCCCGCGCCGGGCGATACGCTGATGCTGGTTGACCTTGGCTATAACGGATCGGTGCAGAACCAGATCGATCCGCTGTTGCGCCGCGCGTTGTCGGTCACGGTTGCGGGCCGCTATCTGTTGCTGCGCGAGCAGGATATTTCGGGGTTCGACAAGGCCGGCTTCATCGGCGCCGACAATTACGACGCCAACACGCTCGACGCGATGTGCGGCAATGTCGCGGTGCTCGAACAGGTGTGTACGGCGGCGCAAGGCTCGGTCGTGGATTACACCGCCGATGGCGTGCCGGTGCGCGCGGTCAATGCGATCAAGGGCGGGCAGAGCGCGGTGCGCGACGCGATCCAGCGCGGCGCGGTCCATTTCGCGCAGGTCGCCGATCGTCCGATCGTCCGATCGGCGCCGCCGGCCGATCCTGACGCGCGCCGCAGCGCGGCGGTCGCGACGCTGGCGCGATTGATGTTCCTGCCGATGCCCGAGGAACTCGCCGTGCTCGACAACTTCCAGCACGACGTGAACCTCGGCGTCGGCGACACCGTACCGCTGTTCGACTCCGCGGTGGCGCAGCGTGGCTTGCGCCGGCGCGGCCTGTTCTACATGCGCGGCGAGGAGCGGATGTACCTGCCCGCGGAACTGAATGGCGAGGGGCTTGCGGTCAAGCTGACATTGCTCGCGCACAAGCGCTTCGGGCTGGCGCTGAAATATGCCGATTTCATCGATCGCACGATCACGCTTCCCGTGCTGATAGCCGATGGCCGCACCGTCGAAACCGGGACGGTCACCGCGACGCCGACGCACGATGGCTATTACATCGCGCCGATTCCGATCGACGATTGCCGGTTCTCGATCGGGCTGCAATTCGGGCGGCTGTATGAATGGCTTCAGGTCGAAAGCGCGGTCTTCATGCCGGTCGACCGTTTCCTCAGCGACCAGCAACGCGCCGGACTCGAAGAGGTCGCGGGGGTGCCGACGCTTGAGGGCATGGAGCAGACCGCGGCGCATCTGTATCGCTGCGAGGACGCGGGCGCCTTCATGATGATCCCGCCGCCGCCCCGGCGCGACGCGCGCGCGATGATGCTCGCGGTCGTGTTCCGGCCGATCGCGGCGCGCGCGGACGCCCCGGTGCGGCCTGCGCAGTCCGCCGAGCAGGTACGATGA
- a CDS encoding flagellar biosynthesis regulator FlaF — protein sequence MSLAAYQRTRNIIETPRQTERRLMCEVTGEMIHARDAGHVRAALMPALHRNREVWSTFSAVCGTAGNQLPADARAGIISLALWVDQFTSDVVAGRESIDDLIAVNRDIIDGLSGTGLPG from the coding sequence ATGTCGCTCGCAGCCTATCAGCGCACCCGCAACATCATCGAAACTCCGCGCCAGACCGAACGCCGCCTGATGTGCGAAGTCACCGGCGAGATGATTCACGCGCGCGACGCCGGCCACGTCCGCGCCGCGCTGATGCCGGCACTGCATCGCAACCGCGAGGTGTGGAGCACCTTTTCGGCGGTCTGCGGCACCGCCGGCAACCAGCTCCCGGCGGATGCCCGGGCCGGGATCATCTCGCTCGCCTTGTGGGTCGATCAGTTCACCAGCGACGTCGTCGCCGGGCGGGAATCGATCGACGATCTCATCGCGGTCAACCGCGACATCATCGACGGCCTCTCGGGAACCGGCCTGCCCGGTTGA
- a CDS encoding methyl-accepting chemotaxis protein has protein sequence MAIHEDVRSRLKFMGIGARDQTTLAEIQPTIAALIGRALDRFYTTARATPETAAFFRDDEHMKRAKASQEAHWLRIASGTFDGDFHSSVRRIGAVHARIGLEPRWYVGAYALVLEELMRGVAKRYSPWRRLLALFRTPSASEANIAVVKAALLDLEMSISIYFEQNQIERDQAIARLGTALHALSQGDLVFELDALPANFAALERGYSETLQSVRRMILAVTQSANGIRTGSQEIAQASEDLARRTESNAASLEETSAALVQIDTRLQATALSSGRTVARADQAITTVGGGRATADEAVQAMGRVSDSAKGIDSVIEGLDKIAFQTRVLAMNAAVEAGRAGDAGRGFAVVADLVSALAMRAEEEAKRARDQLTLTQTDIVTAVHAVQRVDGALANISSDVGEVHALLGTMADDASAQSSAITQISAAISAMDQSTQQNAAMVEQTSAAARNLTTEVRSLAEQAALFNTGESVPVPTVELAAPPRSAVPKARKTAPATYQPPVKALPAMAGGDGGHDDWNAF, from the coding sequence ATGGCGATCCACGAAGACGTGCGTTCACGTCTGAAGTTCATGGGTATCGGCGCGCGCGACCAGACGACCCTGGCGGAAATCCAGCCGACGATCGCCGCGCTGATCGGGCGCGCGCTCGATCGCTTTTACACCACCGCGCGCGCGACGCCGGAAACCGCCGCTTTCTTCCGCGACGACGAGCATATGAAGCGGGCGAAGGCGTCGCAGGAAGCGCATTGGCTCAGGATCGCGAGCGGCACGTTCGACGGCGATTTCCATTCGAGTGTCCGCCGGATCGGCGCCGTCCACGCCCGGATCGGGCTTGAGCCGCGCTGGTATGTCGGCGCCTATGCGCTGGTCCTCGAAGAATTGATGCGCGGCGTGGCCAAGCGCTACTCGCCGTGGCGGCGGCTGCTCGCGCTGTTTCGCACGCCCAGCGCGAGCGAAGCGAACATCGCGGTCGTCAAGGCCGCGCTGCTCGATCTCGAAATGTCGATCTCCATCTATTTCGAGCAAAACCAGATCGAACGCGACCAGGCGATCGCGCGCCTCGGCACCGCGTTGCACGCGCTTTCGCAAGGCGATCTGGTTTTCGAACTCGACGCGCTGCCTGCCAATTTCGCCGCGCTGGAGCGCGGGTATAGCGAGACGCTGCAGTCGGTACGCCGCATGATCCTTGCCGTGACCCAAAGCGCGAACGGCATCCGCACCGGATCGCAGGAGATCGCGCAAGCCTCGGAAGATCTCGCGCGGCGCACCGAGAGCAATGCCGCGAGCCTTGAGGAGACCAGCGCGGCGTTGGTGCAGATCGATACACGGTTGCAGGCGACGGCTTTGTCCTCCGGGAGGACCGTCGCGCGCGCCGACCAGGCGATCACCACGGTCGGCGGCGGTCGCGCCACCGCCGACGAAGCGGTGCAGGCGATGGGGCGCGTGTCCGACAGCGCCAAGGGCATCGACAGCGTGATCGAGGGACTCGACAAGATCGCGTTCCAAACGCGGGTGCTGGCGATGAACGCCGCGGTCGAAGCGGGACGTGCCGGCGACGCGGGGCGCGGTTTCGCGGTTGTCGCCGATCTCGTCTCGGCGCTGGCGATGCGCGCCGAGGAAGAGGCCAAGCGCGCGCGCGACCAGCTGACGCTGACGCAGACCGACATCGTTACCGCGGTGCATGCGGTGCAACGCGTGGATGGCGCGCTCGCGAATATTTCGAGCGACGTCGGCGAAGTCCACGCGCTGCTCGGCACGATGGCCGACGACGCCAGCGCGCAATCCTCGGCGATCACGCAGATCAGCGCGGCGATCAGCGCGATGGACCAGTCAACCCAGCAGAATGCCGCAATGGTCGAACAGACGTCTGCGGCGGCGCGCAACCTCACCACCGAGGTGCGCTCGCTGGCTGAACAGGCCGCGTTGTTCAACACCGGGGAGAGCGTTCCCGTGCCGACGGTCGAGCTGGCCGCGCCGCCGCGCAGCGCCGTGCCAAAGGCGCGGAAGACGGCGCCGGCTACGTATCAGCCGCCGGTCAAGGCGCTGCCGGCGATGGCTGGCGGTGACGGCGGTCATGATGACTGGAATGCGTTCTGA